A window from Theobroma cacao cultivar B97-61/B2 chromosome 3, Criollo_cocoa_genome_V2, whole genome shotgun sequence encodes these proteins:
- the LOC18606013 gene encoding inositol oxygenase 4, producing the protein MTICIESPELTAATLGDEKKMQTDADKLASKEEFAVPENNAFGKSFRDYEADGERKDIVEQHYKLSHINQTYDFVKRMREEYKKLDKAEMGIWECCELLNEVVDDSDPDLDEPQIQHLLQSTEAIRKDYPEEDWLHLTALIHDLGKILVLPKFGGLPQWAVVGDTFPVGCAFDDSNVHHKYFKENPDFNNPNYNSKNGVYSEGCGLDNVLMSWGHDDYMYMVAKENGTTLPSAGSFIIRYHSFYPLHKHGAYTQLMNEEDKENMKWLKIFNKYDLYSKSKVLVDVEEVKPYYESLIAKYFPAKLNW; encoded by the exons ATGACTATTTGCATTGAGAGTCCTGAACTAACAG CGGCTACTCTAGGAGACGAGAAGAAGATGCAGACTGATGCTGATAAACTGGCATCAAAAGAAGAATTTGCAGTGCCCGAAAACAATGCTTTTGGGAAGTCATTCag GGATTATGAAGCAGATGGTGAAAGGAAAGACATTGTCGAGCAACACTACAAATTAAGTCATATCAACCAAACCTATGATTTT GTGAAGCGGATGAGGGAAGAATACAAGAAGCTTGATAAGGCAGAGATGGGAATATGGGAATGCTGTGAACTTCTCAATGAGGTTGTGGATGACAGTGATCCTGACTTGGATGAACCTCAGATTCAGCACTTGCTGCAGAGCACTGAAGCAATCAGAAAAGACTATCCTGAAGAAGACTGGTTGCACCTGACTGCTCTTATTCATG ATCTTGGAAAAATCCTTGTTCTTCCAAAATTTGGAGGGCTACCTCAATGGGCTGTTGTTGGTGATACATTCCCTGTTGGATGTGCTTTTGATGACTCCAATGTTCACCACAAG tatttcaaggaaaatccTGACTTCAACAATCCAAATTACAACAGCAAAAATGGGGTCTACTCTGAAGGATGTGGGCTTGACAATGTGCTCATGTCATGGGGGCATGATGACTATATGTACATG GTGGCCAAGGAAAATGGAACCACATTGCCTTCTGCAGGATCGTTCATCATCCGATACCATTCCTTCTATC CATTGCATAAGCATGGAGCGTATACCCAGTTGATGAATGAGGAGGATAAGGAGAACATGAAATGGCTTAAAATATTCAA CAAATATGACCTCTACAGTAAGAGCAAAGTTCTGGTTGATGTTGAAGAGGTCAAGCCATATTATGAATCTCTTATTGCAAAG TATTTTCCAGCAAAGCTAAACTGGTGA
- the LOC18606024 gene encoding protein TORNADO 2, whose translation MALSNNVIGAINFVAMLLSIPIIGAGIWLANQPDNSCVKILQWPVIVLGVLILVVAIAGFIGGFWRIPWLLIAYLVGMLILIILLACLVVFIYMVTIRGSGHLAPSRAYLEYHLEDFSGWLQRRVRSSYKWERIKVCLSSTEMCAQLNQSYTMAIDFFNAHLTPIESGCCKPPTECGYTFVNPSNWISPINNIADPDCIQWNNDQTQLCYNCNSCKAGLLANLKEEWRKADIILLITLIALICVYLIGCCAFRNAKTEDIFRRYKQGYT comes from the exons ATGGCATTAAGCAACAATGTCATCGGTGCAATCAACTTTGTTGCTATGCTGCTCTCAATTCCAATCATTGGTGCCGGAATCTGGCTTGCAAATCAACCAGACAATTCTTGCGTGAAGATTTTGCAATGGCCTGTTATAGTTTTGGGGGTCTTAATCTTGGTTGTAGCTATCGCAGGCTTTATAGGAGGGTTCTGGCGCATCCCCTGGCTCCTTATCGCCTACCTTGTCGGCATGCTCATCCTCATCATATTGCTTGCATGCTTGGTTGTTTTCATCTATATGGTTACCATTAGAGGTTCAGGCCACCTTGCACCTAGTCGCGCGTACTTGGAATATCATCTGGAAGATTTTTCAGGCTGGCTTCAGCGAAGAGTCAGAAGTTCTTACAAGTGGGAAAGGATAAAAGTCTGTCTCAGCTCGACAGAGATGTGTGCCCAGTTGAACCAGAGTTATACAATGGCTATAGATTTCTTTAATGCTCATCTAACTCCAATAGAG TCTGGATGCTGTAAACCACCTACTGAATGTGGATACACGTTCGTAAATCCATCAAACTGGATCAGCCCCATCAACAACATAGCAGACCCGGATTGCATACAGTGGAACAATGACCAAACCCAACTCTGCTACAACTGTAATTCGTGCAAAGCAGGATTACTTGCAAATCTGAAGGAAGAATGGAGAAAAGCCGATATAATACTGCTTATAACTCTTATTGCTTTGATATGTGTATATTTGATAGGGTGTTGTGCCTTTAGGAATGCCAAAACTGAGGACATATTTCGAAGATATAAACAAGGTTATACGTGA
- the LOC18606025 gene encoding protein TORNADO 2 isoform X2 has protein sequence MYNTGDIYKFRSFQRRDSNHRDLSHSQATKPSPERSSQNPVTKMAASNTIVGTINFITLLLSIPIIGAGIWLANEPDNSCVKILQWPLIILGISISVVALLGFVGGCWRITWLLIVYLVAMFILIVLFACLVVLIYLVTKKGSGHPAPGRTYLEHDLDDFSGWLRRKVASPYKWNRIRACLNSTDMCSELNQRYRIAQDFFNARLTSIQYGCCMPPAECGYTYINPTYWLTPNNTAASMDCLQWSNDQMQLCFHCDSCKAGLLANLTKEWRSVDIILLITLVVLICVYLIGFCCALRKSKPGDGDTSPRRNKENT, from the exons ATGTACAACACGGGAGATATATACAAGTTCAGATCTTTCCAAAGAAGGGATTCAAATCATCGTGATTT ATCTCACTCTCAGGCAACAAAGCCATCCCCAGAAAGATCTTCTCAGAATCCTGTCACCAAGATGGCAGCAAGCAATACCATCGTTGGTACAATCAACTTCATCACCTTGCTTCTCTCAATTCCAATCATTGGTGCTGGAATCTGGCTCGCGAACGAACCAGACAACTCTTGCGTGAAGATTTTGCAATGGCCTCTTATAATTCTAGGCATCTCAATCTCGGTCGTGGCTCTATTAGGTTTCGTAGGAGGGTGTTGGCGCATCACTTGGCTCCTCATCGTGTACCTTGTCGCCATGTTCATCCTTATAGTACTGTTTGCGTGCTTggttgttttaatttatttggtCACCAAGAAGGGTTCAGGGCACCCTGCTCCAGGTCGCACGTACTTGGAACATGACCTTGATGATTTTTCTGGTTGGCTTCGTCGAAAAGTGGCAAGTCCTTATAAGTGGAATCGGATAAGAGCCTGCCTTAACTCGACAGATATGTGTTCTGAGTTAAACCAGAGATATCGCATAGCTCAGGATTTCTTCAATGCTCGGTTAACCTCTATACAG TATGGATGCTGTATGCCCCCAGCTGAATGTGGGTACACGTATATAAATCCAACGTATTGGCTTACTCCCAACAATACAGCAGCCAGCATGGATTGCTTGCAATGGAGCAATGACCAGATGCAACTTTGCTTCCATTGCGATTCATGCAAAGCGGGATTACTTGCTAACTTGACCAAAGAATGGAGAAGTGTAGACATCATATTGCTCATTACTCTTGTTGTTCTGATATGTGTGTATCTGATAGGATTTTGTTGTGCCCTTAGGAAATCTAAACCTGGAGATGGAGACACATCTCCCAGACGCAACAAGGAAAATACCTAG
- the LOC18606025 gene encoding protein TORNADO 2 isoform X1, translating to MIVNIFFIIFARIFLQSKLFHFLFIIRSHSQATKPSPERSSQNPVTKMAASNTIVGTINFITLLLSIPIIGAGIWLANEPDNSCVKILQWPLIILGISISVVALLGFVGGCWRITWLLIVYLVAMFILIVLFACLVVLIYLVTKKGSGHPAPGRTYLEHDLDDFSGWLRRKVASPYKWNRIRACLNSTDMCSELNQRYRIAQDFFNARLTSIQYGCCMPPAECGYTYINPTYWLTPNNTAASMDCLQWSNDQMQLCFHCDSCKAGLLANLTKEWRSVDIILLITLVVLICVYLIGFCCALRKSKPGDGDTSPRRNKENT from the exons ATGATCGTCaacattttcttcattatttttgctCGCATTTTTCTCCAGTCTAAGCTATTCCATTTCCTGTTCATTATTAGATCTCACTCTCAGGCAACAAAGCCATCCCCAGAAAGATCTTCTCAGAATCCTGTCACCAAGATGGCAGCAAGCAATACCATCGTTGGTACAATCAACTTCATCACCTTGCTTCTCTCAATTCCAATCATTGGTGCTGGAATCTGGCTCGCGAACGAACCAGACAACTCTTGCGTGAAGATTTTGCAATGGCCTCTTATAATTCTAGGCATCTCAATCTCGGTCGTGGCTCTATTAGGTTTCGTAGGAGGGTGTTGGCGCATCACTTGGCTCCTCATCGTGTACCTTGTCGCCATGTTCATCCTTATAGTACTGTTTGCGTGCTTggttgttttaatttatttggtCACCAAGAAGGGTTCAGGGCACCCTGCTCCAGGTCGCACGTACTTGGAACATGACCTTGATGATTTTTCTGGTTGGCTTCGTCGAAAAGTGGCAAGTCCTTATAAGTGGAATCGGATAAGAGCCTGCCTTAACTCGACAGATATGTGTTCTGAGTTAAACCAGAGATATCGCATAGCTCAGGATTTCTTCAATGCTCGGTTAACCTCTATACAG TATGGATGCTGTATGCCCCCAGCTGAATGTGGGTACACGTATATAAATCCAACGTATTGGCTTACTCCCAACAATACAGCAGCCAGCATGGATTGCTTGCAATGGAGCAATGACCAGATGCAACTTTGCTTCCATTGCGATTCATGCAAAGCGGGATTACTTGCTAACTTGACCAAAGAATGGAGAAGTGTAGACATCATATTGCTCATTACTCTTGTTGTTCTGATATGTGTGTATCTGATAGGATTTTGTTGTGCCCTTAGGAAATCTAAACCTGGAGATGGAGACACATCTCCCAGACGCAACAAGGAAAATACCTAG